TCTTTTTAATTCACTGACAATTCAATTTTCAACTATTGTATCGACTCAAAATTTCTTTAGAAAGTAAAAAAAATGAAACATCTATCCATCAATTAATGATAAACTTATTGTAGTACATAAACGGCAGATACATAATCTAAATAAAGGAGCTTCACTCATGAACTTGAAACAATTTATTCCCACTGACTTCAATGGTTTTGTCAGCGTCACATCGAATGATGAACCCTTATTATTTGAAGCCTTTGGTTATCGGGATCTTCCAAATCAAATAAAAAATAATGTCGATACCATTTTCGGTACAGCATCTGGCAGTAAAACCTTCGTTGCTATCGCCATCATGAAACTCATTGAAGAAAAAAAGATCGGAATAGATCAGCCAATCAACCGAATTCTCTCAAAGAAAATGCCTAATATCGACCCTAACGTCACTGTGCATCAACTACTTAATCATACTTCTGGTATCGGTGATTATTTTGATGAAGAGGAGATGGATGACTACGCTGAACTGTGGGAAGACTTTCCTAACTATAAAATACGAAAAAACAGAGATCTTCTTCCACTCTTTTTTGATAAAAAAATGGTAGATACTCCTGGAAAAAAATTTCAATATAACAATACAGGATACGTTCTTTTAGCAACGATCATTGAAGAACTTACACGCCAAGATTTTGACAGTTACTTAAAGAAAGTGATTTTTGAACCAGCCGGCATGACTTCTACTGGTTATTTTGCATTGGATCGATTGCCAGCCAATGTTGCGAATGCATATATCTACGATAAAGAAACAGAAGAGTATTACAGTAATATTTATAGTATCGATGTTAAGGGTACCGGTGCTGGCGGCTGCTTCACAACGTTAAAAGATCTTGAACGTTTTTGGCAGACATTGCTTAGTGGAAAAATCATTTCTAAACAGGCGGTAAATATGATGCAAACGATGCAAGCATCGGATTATTATGGTTATGGCTTTTGGATTTCTAAAAACAATGAGGAACCTTTCCCATACATGCAAGGACAAGATCCTGGGATTTCATTTATTTCCTCTTACAATCGTTCATTAAATCGGAACATTACCATCATGAGTAATTTAGAACAAAATGTTTGGGCACTGCACAAAGAGCTTTCCGCTTATTTTACTAAAGAGGATGCTT
This sequence is a window from Enterococcus sp. 7F3_DIV0205. Protein-coding genes within it:
- a CDS encoding serine hydrolase domain-containing protein — its product is MNLKQFIPTDFNGFVSVTSNDEPLLFEAFGYRDLPNQIKNNVDTIFGTASGSKTFVAIAIMKLIEEKKIGIDQPINRILSKKMPNIDPNVTVHQLLNHTSGIGDYFDEEEMDDYAELWEDFPNYKIRKNRDLLPLFFDKKMVDTPGKKFQYNNTGYVLLATIIEELTRQDFDSYLKKVIFEPAGMTSTGYFALDRLPANVANAYIYDKETEEYYSNIYSIDVKGTGAGGCFTTLKDLERFWQTLLSGKIISKQAVNMMQTMQASDYYGYGFWISKNNEEPFPYMQGQDPGISFISSYNRSLNRNITIMSNLEQNVWALHKELSAYFTKEDASSKH